From Demequina capsici, one genomic window encodes:
- a CDS encoding 1,4-dihydroxy-2-naphthoate polyprenyltransferase, with translation MTTMQDWVAGARPRTLWTAVTPVAVGTACAIAVDGFHLLIALLALGVALSLQIASNYANDYSDGVRGTDMDRVGPDRLVASGKALPSSVKRAAFLMFGVGALLGLWLVIVAGQWWWLIVGALAIAAAWTYTGSSRPYGYDGWGEVSVFVFFGLVAVLGTMVAQAAQITWWAVVAAAGVGFTSVAMLMVNNIRDIETDALTGKRTLAVKLGPQRARHAFLGVMMAPVACALLVSFAHPWALLATIMALPSLLIGLAVRGPFEGRALAPIFMATSGVGLGYGVLLAVGIAL, from the coding sequence ATGACCACCATGCAGGACTGGGTCGCCGGCGCTCGACCCCGCACCCTCTGGACAGCGGTGACCCCTGTCGCGGTCGGCACGGCCTGCGCGATCGCCGTGGACGGCTTCCATCTGCTGATCGCCCTCCTCGCCCTGGGGGTCGCGCTGTCGCTGCAGATCGCATCCAACTACGCCAACGACTACTCGGACGGCGTGCGCGGCACCGACATGGACCGGGTGGGCCCGGACCGGCTGGTCGCCTCGGGCAAGGCCTTGCCGTCGTCCGTCAAGCGTGCGGCGTTCCTCATGTTCGGCGTGGGCGCGCTGCTGGGCCTGTGGCTCGTGATCGTGGCCGGCCAGTGGTGGTGGCTGATCGTGGGTGCGCTCGCCATCGCCGCGGCCTGGACGTACACGGGGTCGTCGCGCCCCTACGGGTACGACGGCTGGGGCGAGGTGTCAGTCTTCGTATTCTTCGGGCTGGTCGCGGTGCTCGGCACCATGGTCGCGCAGGCTGCGCAGATCACGTGGTGGGCGGTGGTCGCTGCCGCCGGCGTGGGGTTCACGTCCGTGGCGATGCTCATGGTCAACAACATCCGGGACATCGAGACGGATGCGCTCACCGGCAAGCGCACGCTCGCCGTGAAGCTGGGCCCGCAGCGTGCGAGGCATGCGTTCCTGGGCGTCATGATGGCGCCGGTCGCGTGCGCTCTGCTCGTCTCGTTCGCGCACCCGTGGGCACTGCTCGCGACCATCATGGCGCTGCCGTCGCTGCTGATCGGTCTCGCGGTCCGGGGCCCCTTCGAGGGTCGCGCGCTCGCGCCGATCTTCATGGCCACCAGCGGTGTCGGCCTCGGCTACGGCGTGCTGCTGGCCGTCGGCATCGCGCTCTAG
- a CDS encoding geranylgeranyl reductase family protein: MRTEADVIVVGAGPGGAAAARYLAVEGFDVIALEKSHYPREKVCGDGLTPRAVKELQLIGLETPRDEGWIPNRGLRMVGGGHRLEFPWHDLESFPDYGLSLPRAQFDHRLAQHARAAGADVREGWHVDSLIVRDGDGEFVVDKDTAERAAAVRPGGEARVVGVIARETDEKGRKVGDPVEHRAPLIISADGVSARLALGLGIERKVNRPMGVAVRTYIETPRHEEEWMEGHLEIWSGERGSSNLLPGYGWIFPLGDGTANVGLGTLSAKGTPSGLDHRALMRDWLDHSAADWELGEQVGQIKGAAIPMAFNRQPHYVPGMMLVGDSGGMVNPFNGEGIAYAMQAARRATEAAVAARAAGNDDRAYQAALASYARMMKDDLGGYYSLGRVFATLIEYPTVMSICVKYGLPRPLVMEFVSRLLADVYEPRGGNWSDKLLSALVRIAPAA, encoded by the coding sequence GTGAGGACTGAGGCGGATGTGATCGTCGTCGGCGCCGGACCGGGCGGCGCCGCCGCCGCCCGCTACCTGGCGGTCGAAGGTTTCGACGTCATCGCGCTCGAGAAGTCGCACTACCCGCGTGAGAAGGTCTGCGGCGACGGCCTGACGCCCCGCGCGGTCAAGGAGCTGCAGCTCATCGGGCTGGAGACCCCGCGCGACGAGGGCTGGATCCCCAACCGCGGGCTGCGCATGGTCGGCGGCGGGCATCGACTCGAGTTCCCATGGCACGACCTGGAGTCGTTCCCGGACTACGGGCTCAGCCTTCCCCGCGCCCAGTTCGACCACCGGCTCGCCCAGCACGCGCGCGCCGCCGGCGCCGACGTCCGCGAGGGCTGGCACGTCGACTCCCTGATCGTCCGCGATGGCGACGGCGAGTTCGTCGTCGACAAGGACACGGCCGAGCGCGCCGCCGCCGTCCGGCCCGGGGGAGAGGCGCGCGTCGTCGGCGTCATCGCCCGCGAGACCGACGAGAAGGGCCGCAAGGTGGGTGACCCCGTCGAGCACCGGGCGCCCCTCATCATCTCCGCCGACGGCGTGAGCGCACGCCTCGCGCTCGGGCTCGGCATCGAGCGCAAGGTCAACCGCCCCATGGGCGTCGCCGTCCGCACCTACATCGAGACCCCCCGCCATGAGGAGGAGTGGATGGAGGGCCACCTCGAGATCTGGTCGGGCGAGCGAGGCAGCTCGAACCTGCTTCCCGGATACGGTTGGATCTTCCCGCTCGGCGACGGCACCGCCAACGTCGGCCTGGGCACGCTCAGCGCCAAGGGCACCCCGTCCGGGCTGGATCACCGTGCGCTCATGCGCGACTGGCTGGACCACTCCGCCGCCGACTGGGAGCTCGGCGAGCAGGTGGGTCAGATCAAGGGCGCGGCCATCCCCATGGCCTTCAACCGGCAGCCGCACTATGTGCCAGGCATGATGCTCGTCGGCGACTCCGGCGGCATGGTCAACCCCTTCAACGGCGAGGGCATCGCGTACGCCATGCAGGCAGCGCGCCGTGCCACCGAGGCGGCCGTCGCCGCCCGCGCCGCCGGCAACGACGACCGTGCGTACCAGGCCGCTCTGGCGTCGTACGCCCGGATGATGAAGGACGACCTGGGCGGCTACTACTCGCTGGGCCGTGTCTTCGCGACCCTGATCGAGTACCCGACGGTGATGAGCATCTGCGTGAAGTACGGGTTGCCTCGTCCACTAGTCATGGAATTTGTCTCTAGACTGCTGGCAGACGTCTACGAGCCCCGGGGCGGAAACTGGTCCGACAAGCTGTTGTCGGCCCTCGTACGCATCGCGCCGGCGGCCTGA
- the menD gene encoding 2-succinyl-5-enolpyruvyl-6-hydroxy-3-cyclohexene-1-carboxylic-acid synthase, producing the protein MTGTFPSAAFSRELIAGLALHGVRDYVLCPGSRSGPLAHALAAAARPDRPENAPEIELHVRIDERAAGFLALGIAKARAAAGEAAPVAIVTTSGTAVGNLMPAVMEAHHSGVPLLLLTADRPGELKGVGANQTTDQVGLFDSFVRWSVESAAPTEREGDGRAARMAARAVDAAMGTESEHDTLPGKGPVHLNLDFRAPLQDDGGPWPVLISHREPEPRGRWRASGIFDAFVGGPAPLPAKRRGIVIAGDGAGDDARRLAETHRWPLLAEPTSGARAGECCIPGYLAFLRSDRGRTVAGEATIVVVVGRPTLTREVQELIGKAKDLRIAAHGARWKEAPRHATRVEETVPDEWFQLAKDAPAPDDVWLGYWQAAPAPRPDPWGADAVAVELAASLAAGDLCVVGSSGSIRALDRVAPAWDPASAPVLIANRGLAGIDGTVSTAMGAALASDRPVTAVMGDVTFLHDVGGLLVGPRERRPDLRIVVVNDGGGRIFGMLEHSGADPANVERVFTTPHGVNLAPIAAAYGASYAEVSDAESLRAALAPAPAGVEIVEVLLPGAGAGADGDERRGA; encoded by the coding sequence GTGACCGGCACGTTCCCGTCGGCCGCGTTCTCGCGCGAGCTGATCGCCGGGCTGGCCCTGCACGGCGTGCGTGACTATGTGCTGTGCCCGGGCTCCCGCTCGGGACCGCTGGCGCATGCGCTCGCGGCCGCTGCCAGGCCCGACCGCCCCGAGAACGCTCCGGAGATCGAGCTGCATGTGCGCATCGACGAACGTGCCGCGGGCTTCCTGGCGCTCGGCATCGCGAAGGCGCGCGCGGCTGCAGGCGAGGCCGCGCCTGTCGCGATCGTCACCACGTCGGGCACCGCGGTCGGCAACCTGATGCCGGCGGTCATGGAGGCGCACCACTCGGGGGTGCCGCTGCTGCTCCTGACGGCCGACCGCCCCGGCGAGCTCAAGGGCGTGGGCGCCAACCAGACCACCGATCAGGTGGGCCTGTTCGACTCCTTCGTGCGCTGGTCGGTCGAGTCTGCGGCTCCCACGGAGCGGGAGGGCGACGGTCGCGCCGCCCGCATGGCCGCGCGCGCGGTGGACGCGGCGATGGGCACGGAGAGCGAGCATGACACCTTGCCCGGCAAGGGTCCCGTGCACCTCAACCTCGACTTCCGGGCGCCGCTGCAGGACGACGGCGGTCCGTGGCCCGTGCTGATCTCGCACCGTGAGCCTGAGCCGCGAGGCAGGTGGAGGGCATCGGGCATCTTCGACGCTTTCGTCGGCGGACCTGCGCCTCTGCCCGCCAAGAGGCGCGGCATCGTCATCGCGGGCGACGGCGCGGGCGACGACGCCCGGCGGCTGGCGGAGACGCATCGGTGGCCGCTGCTCGCCGAGCCGACCTCCGGCGCGCGCGCGGGCGAATGCTGCATCCCGGGCTATCTGGCGTTCCTCCGTTCCGACCGCGGACGCACCGTGGCAGGCGAGGCGACGATCGTCGTGGTGGTGGGACGGCCCACCTTGACGCGTGAGGTGCAGGAGCTGATCGGCAAGGCGAAGGATCTCCGGATCGCGGCGCACGGGGCCCGTTGGAAGGAGGCGCCGCGTCACGCGACGAGGGTCGAGGAGACCGTGCCGGACGAGTGGTTCCAGCTCGCGAAGGACGCCCCGGCGCCGGACGACGTGTGGCTGGGCTACTGGCAGGCCGCTCCGGCCCCGCGGCCCGACCCGTGGGGCGCCGACGCCGTCGCCGTGGAGCTCGCCGCATCGCTCGCTGCAGGCGACCTGTGCGTGGTCGGCTCGTCGGGCAGCATCCGCGCGCTCGACCGCGTGGCGCCCGCGTGGGACCCGGCCTCCGCGCCGGTCCTGATCGCGAACCGCGGCCTGGCCGGCATCGACGGCACGGTGTCCACCGCGATGGGCGCTGCGCTGGCCTCCGATCGTCCCGTGACGGCGGTGATGGGCGACGTGACGTTCCTGCACGACGTGGGTGGCCTGCTGGTCGGCCCGCGTGAGCGCCGACCGGATCTGCGGATCGTCGTGGTGAACGACGGCGGCGGGCGGATCTTCGGCATGCTCGAGCATTCGGGTGCCGATCCTGCGAACGTGGAGCGGGTCTTCACCACCCCGCACGGGGTGAACCTCGCGCCGATCGCGGCCGCGTACGGCGCGTCCTACGCCGAGGTGTCGGATGCGGAGTCGCTGCGTGCCGCGCTCGCTCCGGCCCCTGCCGGCGTGGAGATCGTCGAGGTGCTGCTCCCGGGAGCCGGCGCCGGAGCCGACGGTGATGAGCGGCGGGGCGCCTGA
- the ndhC gene encoding NADH-quinone oxidoreductase subunit A, with product MVAIAALMALGGLGASRILGPHRDNAAKLDRYESGLEPTPLAKGGGRIPVKYYLTAMTFIIFDIEVVFLYPWAIAHQALGWFGLIAIMTFLALITIPFVYEWRRGGFDWE from the coding sequence ATGGTCGCGATCGCCGCACTGATGGCGCTCGGCGGCCTCGGAGCTAGCCGCATCCTCGGACCCCACCGCGACAACGCGGCGAAGCTCGACAGATACGAGTCGGGCCTGGAGCCCACCCCGCTCGCCAAGGGCGGCGGACGCATCCCCGTGAAGTACTACCTCACGGCCATGACGTTCATCATCTTCGACATCGAGGTCGTGTTCCTGTACCCGTGGGCCATCGCCCACCAGGCGCTCGGCTGGTTCGGCCTGATCGCCATCATGACCTTCCTCGCCCTCATCACGATCCCGTTCGTGTACGAGTGGCGCCGCGGCGGATTCGACTGGGAGTGA
- a CDS encoding isochorismate synthase has protein sequence MTLQLPAMPTLAARTIAVDAPEDLLALIPDGGMAWVRRGDGMIAWGEVARFDSRGSSRIDDAATWWRRLTRHAVVRDDVHVRGSGLVAFGSFSFADASVHGGTLIVPRFILGVREGRGFLTEISDDGAHGHAPNLASALGTTTPAAPLPRLTEEDGDRDAWNAAVESAVARIRAGEVDKVVLARAVGAHADSPVDPRSLMPYLAREYDGCWTFHVDGLVGATPELLARVDHGLVTSRVLAGTIRRTGDATADLARAASLAHSSKDREEHAFAVRSVTQVLASHCASVNVPDEPFVLHLPNVMHLATDITGSLDHAATVLELVRELHPSAAVCGTPTLAAARLIDSLEGLDRGRYAGPVGWIDGAGDGEWCIGLRSAEIDADDPRQVRMFAGCGIVAASEPASEWAESEAKLEPMRHALRLG, from the coding sequence GTGACCCTTCAGCTCCCCGCCATGCCGACGTTGGCTGCGCGCACCATCGCGGTCGACGCGCCTGAGGATCTGCTCGCGCTGATCCCTGACGGGGGCATGGCGTGGGTGCGTCGCGGCGACGGGATGATCGCGTGGGGCGAGGTGGCGCGGTTCGACTCGCGCGGCTCCTCTCGGATCGATGACGCTGCGACCTGGTGGCGGCGCCTCACCCGTCATGCGGTGGTGAGGGACGACGTGCACGTGCGCGGGTCCGGCCTCGTCGCCTTCGGCTCGTTCTCCTTCGCCGACGCCTCCGTGCACGGCGGCACCCTGATCGTTCCCCGCTTCATCCTGGGCGTGCGCGAGGGACGCGGCTTCCTCACCGAGATCTCAGACGACGGCGCTCACGGCCATGCGCCCAACCTCGCCTCCGCGCTCGGCACGACCACCCCTGCGGCCCCTCTTCCTCGGCTCACCGAGGAGGACGGCGACCGCGACGCGTGGAACGCCGCCGTCGAGTCCGCCGTGGCACGCATCCGGGCGGGCGAGGTGGACAAGGTGGTGCTGGCCCGCGCGGTCGGCGCCCACGCGGACTCTCCCGTGGACCCGCGCTCGCTGATGCCGTACCTCGCCAGGGAGTACGACGGCTGCTGGACCTTCCACGTGGACGGCCTCGTGGGCGCCACGCCCGAGCTGCTCGCCCGCGTGGACCATGGGTTGGTCACCTCGCGGGTGCTCGCGGGGACGATCCGGCGCACCGGCGACGCGACAGCGGACCTGGCGCGCGCCGCCTCGCTCGCGCACTCGTCGAAGGACCGGGAGGAGCACGCGTTCGCGGTGCGCTCGGTCACCCAGGTGCTCGCCTCGCATTGCGCGTCGGTGAACGTGCCGGACGAGCCGTTCGTGCTGCACCTGCCGAACGTGATGCACCTGGCCACCGACATCACCGGCTCGCTGGACCATGCGGCGACCGTGCTGGAGCTCGTGCGCGAGCTGCACCCCAGCGCGGCGGTCTGCGGCACGCCCACGCTTGCGGCCGCGCGCCTCATCGACTCGCTCGAGGGCTTGGACCGCGGTCGCTACGCCGGCCCGGTGGGGTGGATCGACGGTGCAGGCGACGGCGAGTGGTGCATCGGCCTGCGGTCAGCGGAGATCGACGCGGACGACCCGCGCCAGGTGAGGATGTTCGCCGGCTGCGGGATCGTCGCCGCGTCGGAGCCCGCCTCGGAGTGGGCCGAATCCGAGGCGAAGCTGGAGCCGATGCGCCACGCGCTCCGCCTCGGCTGA
- a CDS encoding o-succinylbenzoate synthase gives MEFRPFRVPLSTRFRGVTERSGVLVRGTAPDGSDAWGEYSPFADYTPGRASRWWAAAMEAANGLWPAAVRDSVPVNSIVPELPAGRAAQLAVANGCTTAKVKVAGTVSLKDDVRRVEAVARALGPAGRVRVDANGAWDVDTAVRSLKELDAAARAGGGGGLEYVEQPCRTAAELAEVRRHTHVLVAADESVRIPGDADEVMRLGAADILVLKAAPMGGVRVCLDVVDRYDVPIVVSSAMESSVGLAAGLALALAVDRLPYACGLGTSALLAADTVSEPLVPVDGEMRLRPLEVIV, from the coding sequence ATGGAGTTCCGCCCCTTCCGCGTGCCGCTGTCCACTCGCTTTCGAGGGGTGACGGAACGCTCGGGAGTCCTCGTGAGGGGTACGGCACCCGACGGATCCGACGCGTGGGGCGAGTACTCGCCGTTCGCCGACTACACACCCGGCCGGGCGTCGAGGTGGTGGGCGGCCGCCATGGAGGCCGCGAACGGCCTGTGGCCAGCCGCGGTGCGGGACAGCGTTCCCGTCAACAGCATCGTCCCGGAGCTTCCCGCCGGACGCGCCGCCCAGCTGGCCGTGGCGAACGGCTGCACGACCGCCAAGGTCAAGGTCGCAGGCACCGTGTCGCTGAAGGACGACGTGCGGCGCGTCGAAGCGGTCGCGCGTGCGCTCGGGCCGGCAGGCAGGGTGCGGGTGGACGCGAACGGCGCCTGGGACGTCGACACGGCGGTGAGGTCGCTGAAGGAGCTGGACGCGGCGGCGCGCGCAGGGGGCGGGGGCGGACTGGAGTACGTGGAGCAGCCGTGCCGCACGGCCGCGGAGCTGGCGGAGGTGCGACGCCACACGCACGTGCTGGTGGCCGCCGACGAGTCGGTACGGATCCCCGGCGACGCCGACGAGGTGATGCGCCTGGGCGCTGCGGACATCCTGGTCCTCAAGGCGGCCCCGATGGGCGGCGTACGCGTATGCCTGGACGTGGTGGACCGCTACGACGTGCCGATCGTCGTCTCGAGCGCCATGGAGTCGTCGGTGGGGCTCGCTGCGGGCCTGGCGCTCGCGCTCGCGGTCGATCGCCTTCCGTATGCCTGCGGTCTGGGCACGAGCGCGCTGCTGGCAGCGGACACGGTGTCCGAACCGTTGGTCCCTGTGGATGGCGAGATGCGCCTGCGGCCGCTGGAGGTGATCGTGTGA
- a CDS encoding AMP-binding enzyme, protein MNYAPLAPGPDRAVAAALSGAAAGIGAPTSGSTASPRQVLVSGAAMRAAAQATDRRLGGPGDWLLAMPADRIAGAMVLARALLSGSHVERMPQGSFSPERFARSVDALVSAGGADGTALGRRYVSLVPTQLGRLLDSPVGRTALQAFDAVLIGGAALHRDDAPANIVTTYGMTETSGGCVYDGVPLDVARVAIDADGRVLLKGPMLADGYASASGQPERDPDDWPVIDGETWHRTRDLGVMDDGRLRLLGRADDVIISGGVNVHPLRVERALTAMPAIAEAVVVGVSDAEWGERVGAVVTVDPDATPPVLDDVRSALTTVLTRAELPRQLLVVHALPRLDSGKIDRRQARRLLESPNGDA, encoded by the coding sequence ATGAACTACGCGCCGCTCGCCCCAGGTCCGGACAGGGCCGTCGCCGCCGCATTGAGCGGCGCCGCTGCGGGGATCGGCGCACCCACGTCAGGCTCCACGGCGTCGCCGCGGCAGGTGCTCGTGTCCGGCGCCGCCATGCGCGCGGCGGCCCAGGCGACCGACCGTCGGCTCGGCGGGCCAGGCGACTGGCTGCTGGCCATGCCCGCGGACCGCATCGCCGGCGCGATGGTGCTGGCGCGTGCGCTGCTGTCCGGATCGCATGTGGAACGGATGCCGCAGGGGTCCTTCTCGCCGGAGCGCTTCGCGCGGTCGGTCGACGCGCTCGTCTCCGCAGGTGGCGCCGACGGAACGGCGCTGGGGCGGCGCTACGTCTCGCTCGTGCCCACCCAGCTGGGCCGGCTGCTCGACTCCCCCGTCGGCCGTACGGCGCTCCAGGCGTTCGATGCGGTCCTGATCGGAGGCGCCGCCCTGCACAGGGACGACGCCCCGGCGAACATCGTGACCACCTACGGCATGACGGAGACGTCAGGCGGGTGCGTGTACGACGGAGTCCCGCTCGACGTCGCGCGCGTCGCGATCGACGCCGACGGCCGGGTCCTCCTCAAGGGGCCGATGCTGGCCGACGGGTACGCGTCCGCGTCGGGACAGCCCGAACGGGATCCTGACGACTGGCCGGTGATCGACGGCGAGACCTGGCATCGCACCCGTGACCTGGGCGTCATGGACGACGGCCGGCTGCGCCTGCTGGGCAGGGCCGACGACGTGATCATCAGCGGCGGGGTCAACGTGCATCCGCTGCGTGTGGAGCGTGCGCTGACGGCGATGCCCGCGATCGCCGAGGCGGTCGTCGTCGGCGTGAGCGACGCCGAGTGGGGCGAGCGCGTCGGAGCCGTCGTCACCGTCGACCCGGACGCGACCCCACCGGTGCTCGACGACGTGAGGTCGGCTCTCACCACGGTGCTCACGCGCGCCGAGCTCCCCCGTCAGCTGCTCGTCGTGCACGCCCTGCCCCGGCTCGACAGTGGCAAGATCGACCGCAGGCAGGCACGACGCCTCCTCGAATCCCCGAACGGAGACGCATGA
- a CDS encoding DUF3048 domain-containing protein: MALLLAACAPAVETSPPVSLSYSAEGVRGDVPSPPADPRPAVVWPLTGLDATSASEEDLSRPALSVKIENSSEGRPQENLQYADIVYEEYVEGGIARLVAVYHSTIPDSVGPVRSMRPMDKNIVGPLLGPLVFSGAQPGFISQNSAAGIEQITQDLGDYGFYRTQDKPAPHNLHAHLDKIYEQTSSDDPAPPAQWDFAYPDAYATAQKSGSTASQIDLVLSGYSHPSWTWDPTTSLWKRYEWGDAHRTTDGTQISATNVVVLRVKITYNSSGGGAEVPETLLAGESGSGWLVSGDKAIEITWSKNGMRDPIVMQADGQDVSLMPGQTWVELVPESGTVGIS; encoded by the coding sequence GTGGCACTGCTCTTGGCGGCGTGCGCGCCGGCGGTGGAGACGTCCCCGCCGGTGAGTCTCAGCTACTCGGCTGAGGGCGTCCGCGGGGACGTCCCGTCGCCGCCCGCCGACCCGAGGCCGGCCGTCGTGTGGCCGCTCACCGGTCTCGACGCCACATCGGCTTCCGAGGAGGACCTGTCCAGGCCCGCGCTCTCGGTGAAGATCGAGAACTCGAGCGAGGGCCGGCCGCAGGAGAACCTCCAGTACGCGGACATCGTCTACGAGGAGTACGTCGAGGGAGGCATCGCCCGCCTGGTCGCGGTGTACCACTCGACGATCCCTGACTCGGTCGGCCCGGTCCGCTCCATGCGGCCCATGGACAAGAACATCGTGGGCCCCCTGCTCGGCCCGCTCGTCTTCTCGGGCGCCCAGCCCGGCTTCATCAGCCAGAACTCCGCCGCCGGGATCGAGCAGATCACGCAGGACCTGGGCGACTACGGCTTCTACCGGACCCAGGACAAGCCCGCGCCGCACAATCTTCACGCGCACCTGGACAAGATCTACGAGCAGACCTCGTCCGACGACCCCGCGCCGCCGGCGCAGTGGGACTTCGCATACCCGGACGCGTATGCGACGGCGCAGAAGTCGGGCTCGACGGCGAGCCAGATCGACCTGGTGCTGTCGGGATACTCGCACCCCAGCTGGACGTGGGACCCGACCACCAGCCTGTGGAAGCGCTACGAGTGGGGCGACGCCCACCGGACCACCGACGGCACGCAGATCTCCGCGACGAACGTGGTGGTGCTGCGCGTCAAGATCACCTACAACTCGTCGGGCGGCGGCGCCGAGGTGCCTGAGACCCTGCTCGCGGGCGAGAGCGGCAGCGGCTGGCTCGTCTCCGGTGACAAGGCGATCGAGATCACGTGGTCCAAGAACGGCATGCGCGACCCGATCGTGATGCAGGCGGACGGCCAGGACGTGTCGCTGATGCCGGGCCAGACGTGGGTGGAGCTGGTGCCGGAGTCCGGAACCGTCGGCATCTCCTGA
- a CDS encoding 1,4-dihydroxy-2-naphthoyl-CoA synthase: MSEIPTQVSDLMDPTQWRAIDGFPDADITYHRWVARTEDGERDLPAVRIAFNRPEVRNAFRPQTVDELYRTIDHARQTVDVAAIILTGNGPAADGVHAFCSGGDQRIRGRDGYLYEGSATDAPAYGGRLHILEVQRLMRNSPKVTIAAVNGWAAGGGHSLHVVADLSLASKEHARFKQTDANVGSFDAGYGSALLARQVGDKRAREIFFLAREYSAADAEAWGAVNEAVPHAELESKALEYAAMVATKSPQAIRMLKFAFNLADDGLAGQQVFAGEATRMAYMTDEAQEGRDAFLQHRQPDWTRFPYAY; this comes from the coding sequence ATGAGCGAGATCCCCACCCAGGTGTCGGACCTGATGGATCCCACGCAGTGGCGTGCGATCGACGGCTTCCCTGATGCGGACATCACCTACCACCGCTGGGTGGCGCGGACCGAGGACGGCGAGCGGGACCTTCCGGCCGTGCGCATCGCATTCAACCGGCCGGAGGTGCGCAACGCCTTCCGCCCGCAGACGGTGGACGAGCTCTACCGGACGATCGACCATGCCCGGCAGACCGTGGACGTCGCCGCGATCATCCTCACCGGCAACGGCCCGGCGGCCGACGGCGTGCACGCCTTCTGCTCAGGCGGCGACCAGCGCATCCGCGGACGCGACGGCTACCTCTACGAAGGATCGGCCACCGACGCCCCCGCCTACGGCGGACGTCTGCACATCCTCGAGGTGCAGCGGCTCATGCGGAACTCGCCGAAGGTCACCATCGCGGCCGTCAACGGCTGGGCGGCCGGCGGCGGGCACTCGCTTCACGTGGTCGCGGACCTGTCCCTCGCGTCGAAGGAGCACGCGCGCTTCAAGCAGACCGACGCGAACGTCGGCAGCTTCGACGCCGGCTACGGTTCCGCGCTGCTCGCCCGCCAGGTGGGCGACAAGCGGGCGCGCGAGATCTTCTTCCTGGCGCGCGAGTACTCGGCTGCGGACGCCGAGGCGTGGGGCGCGGTCAACGAGGCCGTCCCGCACGCGGAGCTCGAGTCGAAGGCGCTCGAGTACGCGGCGATGGTCGCCACCAAGTCCCCGCAGGCGATCAGGATGCTGAAGTTCGCGTTCAACCTGGCGGATGACGGACTGGCAGGTCAGCAGGTGTTCGCCGGCGAGGCGACACGCATGGCGTACATGACGGATGAGGCGCAGGAGGGACGCGACGCGTTCCTGCAGCACCGCCAGCCGGACTGGACGCGCTTCCCCTACGCGTACTGA